The genomic segment TACTTCATTAATTGTTCAATATCTTCCAATCTTGCTATATCTTTTTTGTTTTCAATTACAATATACTCCGATTTTGTATTTTTAAATCCCTTAATATAGGAGTATCCGAAAATATCCATTTTATCCATATAATCAATTGGCTTAAAAGGAGACGCAATTACTTGATGAGATAAATAATCCCATTCGCCAAATATCTTGATTGTATTAGGTTCTTTCTGAGAAAGCTGAAAAAGAATTCCTGCTTCTAGAGCCATTTCGTGAGAAAGACGATCTCCATCGGCACAGCTTTTTAGAATGTCGTTACAATTAAATAAATAATCTGGCGTAATTTTTTTACTTAACAAAGAATGATGATTTATGTAATCACTAAAAAAACATTCATGGGATTTTGGATTAGTTAAAATATTTTTGTTACGCCGCAAGAATATATCAATTAAAGCCTGGTTTTCATCATCATCAACTTTTATAAATGATACCTTCCAAAAAGCTCTTAACATACGAAATACTGGCGGGTTTGAGGCAAGAACATCATCCATATCTATTCCTTCTTTAAAAAAATATGGACTTGGTTTAAATACGCATATCCATCGTTGGTTTATACTTCCTTGGCCTTCATTCCATAACAACTTTTTTTCCAATTCTGAATATGGAGGTAATAATGGCTTATTAGCATCAGGATAGTTTAAAAACTTGCAATCTCCGTTTATATTTACTAATTCCCCAATTCCATAAATTTTGCGGTCAATAAAAAAATATATATTGTCTCCTGGTTTCATTGTAGCATAATCAGCAAAAGTGGCTTCATGATGTATTCTCCAATATCCATTCGGGGGTGATAACAAAGTAGAATAAACTCCATTCTTAATATATAGTTCTAAAGCACTATTTGAATTTAGGTTAATAATATAACCTGCCATTTTTCTCACCTATTCTACTTCTTCATTAGCTATAATTTCTAATTATTAATTCAGAAATGGGGCCACGTTTATCCGGACGACAATTTATAGCTCTTTTGGCATAAACTTTAACTATGTTATATCCTTTATAAAGTTCCTTAATAAACGGAGTATCAGAGTTACTTAACATTAGTTTACTCCCTCTTCTATCTAATTCACAAAAAATATTTGCTAACCTGATCTGGTCTTTCTCTGTAAAATCGTCGCTTGTATAACTAGTAAAAGACGATGTTTCTGAAAGCGGATGATAGGGGGGATCAAAATAGATAAAGGTATTTTTGTCTGCATAATCTAAACACATATCAAAATCACCAAATAATATTTCAGTTCTTTTTAATAATTCTCTTGCGCGCATTAAGTTTTCTCTATCAATTAATTTAGGGTTTTTATATTTTCCAAAAGGTACATTAAATTCTCCCTTTTTATTTACCCTCCAAAGCCCATTATATCCAGTTTTGTTTAAGTAAAGAAATCTTGCTGCTCTTTGTATATTT from the Carboxydocella sporoproducens DSM 16521 genome contains:
- a CDS encoding DNA adenine methylase; protein product: MINYKMVNYKVQIKPLVKWAGGKTQLLDTITKFLPESFDRYIEPFIGGGALYFFLEPEKPIIIDKNHELINFYRVVRDNLDEMIEELTSYKNDAEFYYYIRKLQPHQLTNIQRAARFLYLNKTGYNGLWRVNKKGEFNVPFGKYKNPKLIDRENLMRARELLKRTEILFGDFDMCLDYADKNTFIYFDPPYHPLSETSSFTSYTSDDFTEKDQIRLANIFCELDRRGSKLMLSNSDTPFIKELYKGYNIVKVYAKRAINCRPDKRGPISELIIRNYS